The Chelonoidis abingdonii isolate Lonesome George chromosome 11, CheloAbing_2.0, whole genome shotgun sequence genomic interval GCTCATTGATAAGCAGGTTCTGGGGTTTGAGGTCGCGGTGCAGCACCTTCTGGCGGTGGCAGTACGCCAGgccccgcagcagctggaacagGAAGAGCTGGGGGGGACGGAGAGGCGCTGTCAGCCTGGCCCTGGGGGGGCCCCGggagcccccccccagccccgcccgcACTCACCTTGACGTTGTGCATGTTGATGAGGTTGCCACAGTCATCCAGGTACTGCTTCAGGTCCTTGTcctgcgggggcagggcagggttagCACCGCCCAGATGCCGGGGTCCCAGCGAGCCGCCCCCCGGCCCCCCACTCACCAGGTACTCGAAGACCAGGGTCAGCGACTTCTCCGTGTGGATGATGTCATGCAGGGTGACGATGTTGGCGTGTTTCAGGTCCTTCAGCAAggacactgggggggaggggagaggaggtgagTGAATCCTGGCCCCCCAGCATGCTCCCCGCCCGCACCCCCaagtctgccccccccccccagcatgcaccccagcacctccagcccaCCCTCCAGCCTGCTCCCCCCAGGACCACCCAGCCACCTAGTATCTCTGGCCTGCCTACCAGCCCGCTCCCCGGCCCACATCCTGGGCCCCGTACCCCGCAGCCTGCCCGCTGGTGCCCCCAAACTCCAGCCTGCCCCCTTGGCACCCTACAGCCTGCCTCCCCAGCACCCCTGAACCTACCCCCTAGACTGCCCCCCAGCCTGCCGCCTCAACACCCCCACAGCCTTCCCTGCCCAGCACATCCAGCCTGCCTCCCGGCACCCCCAAGCACCTCCGGCCCGCCTCCCAGCCGGCCCCCCACAGGTACCTTCCCGGATGGCTGTGCAGGGCGCCCCCTCCTCGTGCTCCAGGCGAATTTCCTTCAGCGCCACCAGGTTGTCTGTCAGTTTGCTCTTGCCCTTATAGACGGTGGCGTATGTCCCCTGTGGGGCagcgatggggggggggggtcacagctgggtgcccctcctgccccatcccccaaccAGCCACTTGCCCTCCTTGCCTGGCCCAtgacccccaccccagggtgcccccagtccaaccccctgatctcTGCCCCATCACCCAcagtcccctccccagccccatggtCCCTCTCCTGGCCCCTCCCTCTAATCTCATCCCCTAGCTTggacctggggggcggggggcattaGGACCCACCGCATCCCCCCGCTCCCCAGGGCCCAGCTCCCACCTCTCCCAGTTTGTCCAGCTTCACATAGGTCTCCAGCTTCCCGAAGCCGATCTCAGACTGCAGACGAAAGACCAGCTGTGAGATgcctgctggggggagagggaggagaaccCGGGCGGCAGGCCAGGGCCATGGCAGGGGCCAGCGGGGACCCGTGGGGCAGGGGACCCATGGGGCAGGCCAGGACCgtggcagggaccagcagggcaccaTGGGGCAGGGGACCTGTGTGGCGGGCCGGGGCCATGGCAGGGGCCAGCGGGAAcccatggggcaggctggggcaggggccagcggGGCACCGTGGGGCGGGGGAACCCGTGGGGCAGGGGCCAGCGGGGCGCCGTGGGGCAGGGGAACCCGTGGGGCAGGCTCTCACCAGCGAGACACGGCGCAGGCGCCGGCTGAGGGGCTGCTCGAACAAGGGGCTGTTCAGCGCCAGCTTCTCCAGGCAGCCCTCAGGCAGGCGGATGTCGGCTGGCAGCGAGAGCCGCTTGTTGATGtcctggggggagcagggacGGGGGTCACAGGCGCAGTCAgagacccccctgcccccaccctcgcCCCCCTACAGGTAGTgaccctgtccctcccctcagATCACCCCCTCCCAAGATCTCCCCCGGCCGCCCCCCACCTCAGAGGAGATCTTGCGGGCCGAGCTGTGGCGCATGCGGACACGCACGGGGGACTGGATCTCGTCGGACGAAGTGCCGGACGCCTGGTCACTCTCCCCGTCGGAGCCCATCTTCACGTCCTCCTGCACCATCTCTgggggggcagagcggggggagTGTTACCAGGACGACAGAAAGCACCCCCCAGCCTAGACCCCTGGCCGGCCACTGCCAGAGACCCCCAGCCGGACCCCCAGGCAGCCCCCAAGCACACAGCGCCCCCTCCTGCGGAGCCAGCCCGCGCCACAGCGCCCCCTGTAGGATATCCCTCAGCAAGCCCTCGCCACAGCACCCGCTGCTGGATACCGCCCCCGCCAGCCCtcaccacagcaccccctgctggataCCCCTCAGCCATCCCTCACcatagcaccccctgctggataCCCCTCAGCCATCCCTCACCATAGCACCCCGCTGGATTACCGCCCCCGCTGGCCTCCGCCAGCCCtcaccacagcgccccctgctggatcTCTTGGCCTCCGCCAGCCCTCCCACAGGCGCCCCTGCTGGATACCCCTCAGCCAGCCCTcgccacagcgccccctgctggatactccccacagccccccttccccccatcagaGACTTCCCcccatccttcctcccccagccagccctcacagcgccccctgctggagactcctccccctccccaagccagccCTCGCCACAGCCTCCACCATCCCAACGTTGCCAGGCAGCCAGAGGCAGCACCCCCAGGCCAGCTCAGTGCGCATTGGCCGGCAAACTCTGAAAGCAGCTGGCCGGGAGGCCAGGGGCCAGTGCCCAGTGCTGGAACTCTGAGAGCGACCCCCCCAGGGCCCCGCCCGTGTCCTGCCAGGCCAGCTCGGCCACCCATGTAATCAaacacaaaccacagccactgaaAGAGGGAGAGGCTGGTTACCCCCGACTCCGCCAAcattacagcctacaagtccccCCCCGCCTCTGACCACTAGACTCCACTGCactctcagagccagggagagaacccaggagtccgggctcccagccccctccacactctaacccactagcccccatTCCCCTTTCCAAGCTGTGGTCTGCTCTGCAGAAGGGGGGCTGGCTCGGGGGAGACTCTGGGGTCTGCACTGCCCCTCCATAGTCACCTAGTCGGCTGGCACGGGCGAGGTGGGCGCTCAGGCTGCGGGTCATGCCCAGGCGCGGCCGGCGCTGCAGGAAGGAATAGACGCTGCGCGAGGCGCCCCAGGGACGCCCGCTCTTCCCCTCCAGGCCTGGGGGGCACGAGACATAGGGCGCAGGGGAGCCCAGCCCACAAGGAGAGaaagattgggggaggggggcagtcacACACCCAGGGGAGAGGATGTGGGGGTTGGGTTGGAGGGACCATATAGATAGGGGAGGAGATTGGAGGGGAGATTGGGGGAATCATGCAGCCCAGAGGATGGGGGGGCAGATGGGGAGTTGTCACACAGCCAGAGGGGGATGGGTGGAGGGCAGGGAAGGTCACACAGCCAGAGGGGGGTGcgtggagggggggagaaggtCACACAGACGTGCAGGGGTGGGAAGATCACACAGCCCGTGGGGAGGTGcattgtggggatgggggagggtcacacagccagaagggaggaggacagggagGGGGGCCAGAAATTAAacacagacaaaaaagaaaagaaaaagaaaatgaagaaacaaaaatacaacagaacagaaacaaaatccAGGACCCCTGCGTAGGGGGCACAGACCAGCCAGGGGGGACGTATCCTTGGGAGGGCCATGGACACCCTCGCACCTGAGGGGCTCACATCAACCAGAGCACTGGGGTCCAACCATCTCCATTCCTGCACtcagccgccccctccccccgaattcCAACCCTCCCAATAAACTCTGGAAAGTATCAGTAATGCCCCCTGCATCCTGGCTCCGACCCCCACCCCGTTCTAACCCCTAGACCCTATTCCCCTCCTGGTGCAGCAGAGAGAACCCAgtagttctggctcccagcccccactactctaaccactagatcccactcccctcccagagacgggagagaaccctggagtcctggttcccagccccccccacGCTAACCACTAGAACCCACTCCCCTTCtagagctgaggagagaacccaggagtcaggGTCCCCTGCCCAAACTGCCTCTAACACCCCCATCTGGGGCTTTGGTTCAGTCCAATGGAGGTGGAACCTGGCTGTCACACCCCTACAGCCAAAGTGAGATGGTATGTTCCACCTGCCTATTAGCCACCTCTAGGGAGCCAGCCAATCGTTGCTCAGCTTGGTGCCTAGGCTGGTTCCCAAATGGGCCACCAGCAATgaggagggtggggtgaggagggaagggaggcagcCTTTAAAGGGACAGCTATGCCCAGAGACCACCACACCGGCACAGCCAGGGAGCTCTTAAAGGGGCAGCCACATCCCCAGACCCTTTAGGGGGTCCATCCAATGGACACTTTAAAGGGGCCACAACACCCACAGGGAATCTTAAAAAGACAGCCATACTCAGGTAACACCTTAAAGGGGTGGCTATGACTGAAGAAAGCCTTAAAGGAGTGGCCTTGTGCACAGATCCCTTTAAGGAACCGTCTTGTAAGTGGAACACCTTAAAGGGGCGGTTACGCCCAGAGAACACCTTAAAGGGGTGGCCAAGCAACTCAAATGTCTTAAAGGTGCAGTCACAGCAAGAGCCAGCTTAAAGGGAAGGTCTCAGTCCGGATCCCATCCACGCCCAGCACAGAAAGGTCCCATGGGAAGGTGCCGGAGTAGGCGGAGCTGCCCCAGGCACCAGGGTCCGGGGCAGGCCCAGCTGGGGGAGTGGCTCACCAGTGTCACTGCTGTTGTTCTCCTCGATGTTGATCTGCTCATTGAGGTTCTTCTCGGCTGTCCGGCTCCCCCGCAGGGTCATTGAGAGCTGCCTCTTGATCTTCTTCATCCGATCCAtgatggggccagggctggggctgctgcacgGAGGGGAAAGGACACCACAGGCTGAAACACCGGATCAGGTACACAGGGAGGGATTCCCTGGCgctgggatgcagccacctctggtgtggGGCAGATAAGGAACAGCCGCACATAATGCCACACAGGGACTGCTctcccagcactgagatgcaacCACCTCtagagcagggcagctggggaacagctacACATAACACTGCACAAGGAGGGCTgccctggtgctgagatgcagccgccgctggggcagggcagctgaggAAAAACTCTAGGGGAAAGAGTCTAAGGAAATTTACTAACCACGAACCCCCCACACCACTCCCCGGCTAAGAGCTATGCCAAGCAGAGgtaggtcagggcaggggctaTGCATGGTGTCGATGCTCCCACTCCAGCATGCATCTCACATTACACCCCTGGGAACGGACAACCCAGATGGATTAGTCACTCTACAGCATGGCGAGCCAGCTAGTGCCCCCCACATCAAACCCAGCAGTCAGCaggcctgctgcccccccagctcagACCCCACAAGTCAACCAGCCAGTGCCCCCCGCTCAGCCCCACAGGCCAGCCAACATGGTGCCCCCCACATCAGACCCATGGACCATAGGGAACACATGGGGCTGGGGTTGGGCCCATATGTCTCCCTCAAAGGGTCAGCTGCAGGGGGACTCAGGGTGGGGCCCTCGACAGGAAGGGGGCACAGTAGCTGATGGGTGGAAGGACTGAAATGCTGCCCCATTAACACTGAAGACCAGTGATGACTCTCAGGCAATTTGATGTTACCATGGCAATGTTTGAACAGCTGACTCTGGGAGGAGCTTGGGGCATGTGGCAGGAGCCAGGGTTAGTGGGTGGGGCTTGGGATTCTGGAAGGAGCCTGTGTGAGAAGGGATCTTGGGGGAGGAGCTTGAACATGGGGAGGCTTGAGGGAGGTGCCTGTTGGAGAGGGAGTGGCTTAGGGTTTCTGGAAGGAGTCTGTACAGGGCAAGGCCTTGGATTTGTGGGAGGAGCCTGTTACAGTGGGAGGGGCATGTTGGCAGAGATTGTCAAAGGGAGGGGACAGTGGGTGGAGACAGAGTGGGAGGAGCCTATGTGAGTGGGAGGGCCTTGGGGTTGTGGGACAAGcctgaagaagcagcagagggttggggagcctgcagcctggggaatggtggcagggggctggctcCCAGCAGCTGGATGCCTCCACGGTGATGGTGAATTAGCAAAGTGTACCTGCTGCCATCAGTAGGCTTCAGGAGTAACGCCCGGCTGTGACAGCGGGGGCAGTTCACATCCCTCTGATTGACTGGGGGCTGGAGCAATCCCCACAGCCTCCAACCGCCGCTCCGGTGTGAGTACATGGGGGAAGGATACACAATGGTGGGAGGAAGCACAGGATGGTAATAGCCAAGCAGGGGACTGCGGGGTGGGGGACTGGGCAGGGGGACTCTCCCTGGGCAgtcagtgccaggtgctgcaggacaccatgctgtgtggggcagggtgggtaGCAGGGCACACTCCCCGTGGTAGGcaggactgggggcagggggctgggcagggggactCTCCCTGGGTAGTCAGTGCCAGGCACTGGGGGGCACCgtgctgtgtggggcagggtgggtaGCAAGGCACACTCTCCGTGGTAGGCAGGACtaggcactgggggcagggggttgggcagggGGACTCTCCCCGGGTAGTCAGTGCCAGGTGCTGGGGGCACTGTGGGTAGCAGGGCACACTCTCCCATGGCAGGCAGGACTGGGCGCTGGAGGGGGTGCTGttgagagcagggcagggggcgctgtcagtgctggccccacTGGGGGGCAACTCAGGctgcctgctcccccttcctTCACCCGATGGAAGCATCTGCAGAATCCTCTTGGCTtgagctgcctgccaggggccagGGCACAGATCCAGTCCCAtgcagccctcctccccagcacacagggcaCCTACAGCACATGCTTGTGCCATGccaaccccagccccaggctaATGCAGCACCTGGCAGCTCACCTGtcctggcagggagtgggggcgaGCTGTTAGAgcgggggttggggggctgggagccaggactcctgggttctctccctggctctgggaggggagtaggatCCAGTGGCTTCACACCATCTACCCATCACTGTACTTTAGGGGGAGACTCTGAGGTGGACCTGAGTAAGCAGCAGCCTCTGTCCCCTCCAGGGGCACCGGCTCTCATCTGGCACGGTGAGGCGCTGGGTCTACATACCCGCTCCCTCAAGGGCTCTGGATCTCCACAGGAGCCCTGTGGGCAGGGCCGAGGGCGGGCTCAGCCCCGGATCCGGGCGGGGGAAATGCCAGAGCCCGGCTCAGCCGAGAGGCTCACCAAGGTTCCCCTGGTCTTATTCTTATCCCTGATCCATCTTGGCCACCAAGCCCGTTCTGGGAGTCCCAGGAGTCGGACACCAGCCTTCCCCTCGGGCCCCCACTGCTCGCACCAGCGAAAGGTCACCTCCAGCACCCAGAAAGGACTTGAGGGGGTggcaaggctggggggaggggagtttgacTGAGCTGGCTTCCCCCGCATGCCCCCCACTCCCGCCCCGCACCCGCTGCTAGCCTGGCCCTGGCTCCCTCCCGCCCTGTGCCCCCCNNNNNNNNNNNNNNNNNNNNNNNNNNNNNNNNNNNNNNNNNNNNNNNNNNNNNNNNNNNNNNNNNNNNNNNNNNNNNNNNNNNNNNNNNNNNNNNNNNNNNNNNNNNNNNNNNNNNNNNNNNNNNNNNNNNNNNNNNNNNNNNNNNNNNNNNNNNNNNNNNNNNNNNNNNNNNNNNNNNNNNNNNNNNNNNNNNNNNNNNNNNNNNNNNNNNNNNNNNNNNNNNNNNNNNNNNNNNNNNNNNNNNNNNNNNNNNNNNNNNNNNNNNNNNNNNNNNNNNNNNNNNNNNNNNNNNNNNNNNNNNNNNNNNNNNNNNNNNNNNNNNNNNNNNNNNNNNNNNNNNNNNNNNNNNNNNNNNNNNNNNNNNNNNNNNNNNNNNNNNNNNNNNNNNNNNNNNNNNNNNNNNNNNNNNNNNNNNNNNNNNNNNNNNNNNNNNNNNNNNNNNNNNNNNNNNNNNNNNNNNNNNNNNNNNNNNNNNNNNNNNNNNNNNNNNNNNNNNNNNNNNNNNNNNNNNNNNNNNNNNNNNNNNNNNNNNNNNNNNNNNNNNNNNNNNNNNNNNNNNNNNNNNNNNNNNNNNNNNNNNNNNNNNNNNNNNNNNNNNNNNNNNNNNNNNNNNNNNNNNNNNNNNNNNNNNNNNNNNNNNNNNNNNNNNNNNNNNNNNNNNNNNNNNNNNNNNNNNNNNNNNNNNNNNNNNNNNNNNNNNNNNNNNNNNNNNNNNNNNNNNNNNNNNNNNNNNNNNNNNNNNNNNNNNNNNNNNNNNNNNNNNNNNNNNNNNNNNNNNNNNNNNNNNNNNNNNNNNNNNNNNNNNNNNNNNNNNNNNNNNNNNNNNNNNNNNNNNNNNNNNNNNNNNNNNNNNNNNNNNNNNNNNNNNNNNNNNNNNNNNNNNNNNNNNNNNNNNNNNNNNNNNNNNNNNNNNNNNNNNNNNNNNNNNNNNNNNNNNNNNNNNNNNNNNNNNNNNNNNNNNNNNNNNNNNNNNNNNNNNNNNNNNNNNNNNNNNNNNNNNNNNNNNNNNNNNNNNNNNNNNNNNNNNNNNNNNNNNNNNNNNNNNNNNNNNNNNNNNNNNNNNNNNNNNNNNNNNNNNNNNNNNNNNNNNNNNNNNNNNNNNNNNNNNNNNNNNNNNNNNNNNNNNNNNNNNNNNNNNNNNNNNNNNNNNNNNNNNNNNNNNNNNNNNNNNNNNNNNNNNNNNNNNNNNNNNNNNNNNNNNNNNNNNNNNNNNNNNNNNNNNNNNNNNNNNNNNNNNNNNNNNNNNNNNNNNNNNNNNNNNNNNNNNNNNNNNNNNNNNNNNNNNNNNNNNNNNNNNNNNNNNNNNNNNNNNNNNNNNNNNNNNNNNNNNNNNNNNNNNNNNNNNNNNNNNNNNNNNNNNNNNNNNNNNNNNNNNNNNNNNNNNNNNNNNNNNNNNNNNNNNNNNNNNNNNNNNNNNNNNNNNNNNNNNNNNNNNNNNNNCCCCCCCCCCCGGTAAATGCCAGAGATGCAGGGCACAGGAATCCTACCGGCCGGCCAGAGGGAGGAGGCCCAGGTCTTGAAGCCGCAGCTACAACcaccgggggggtgggggggaggcctgGGGAGCGACTCACTGAGCTATTAATACTTCCTGGGACCAACTGACCTACCATGGGGGGCGGAGCCCGGGGCAGCAGCCGGGGTGCGGGGGGAGGCATGCAGGGAGAGAGCTGCGCCCCAGACACCCCAGCATGATGCCCTGGACCAGCCCCCGGGAGCCCCATGCCTCCAGCCCCCCCATTCCCACCACCCCAAGACCTCTGAACCCTTTAAGACCCCCAGCCCTCGTCCATCTGACCCCTCAGCCCCCGAAGTCCCACCCCCATAAGATACCATTCATCCCCTAGACACCCCTGGCCCTGACCCCCACCCTGAGACCCCATCTCCTGAGACCACCCCCCCTGTGAAGATCTTCCCCAACCCCTCTCACATCTCCTTCCTTCAGCCCACagacccagccccctccccccaaacacccaCCACTCAAATCCCCTGGCTCAgaccctgtccccagccctgaaccctcccaccaccaccaccatcctacCCCCCTCCAGCCAcagtgccccttcccctccccagcaacACATGGGGCACTGGAACCAGTGccgactgccaggggagagcgccccactccctgcagaaccaggggacagggagccaggactcctgggttctctccctggctctgtgggggagtggggtccagtggttacagCCAGGGGGAGAGAGCTCCCAGCAGCTGGCACCAGGTCCCACacctccccagctctctgcccgAGAGGGGCCGCCCGAGGGCTGCGGCGGGGTCAGGGTCGGTCCATCTGAGGCGAGCGCCGGGGGTCAGTCAGGCCCCCAACTCCTCCAGAGTCAGCCAGACCACAGCCAGCCCTTCCAAGGGGCAAGGACAGAAGCCCCCCAACTCCCAGACTGATCTGCTTTGAAAGGCTAATCTACCAGGCCGCTGGCTCCCCCCACAAGACACCAGCCAAGGCAGGGGCCCCGGATCTGCCTGCCCCCTTGCCCAGGGCACTCTGGATCAGCCCCCTCTCAGACACTCCCAGCTTGTGCAATGAGCACCAACCATGGGACAAGAGCCCCCCACTGCAGCCACCAACTGTGCCCCTCCCAGACCCTCACTGTCCCCCAACACAGCCAGTCCCACATGGTGGGACCCTCTACAAAGAGCATCAGCCACCACAGGCCCACAAGCCAGCCTGGGTCATTGTCCCCCCCAACCCGCCCCACGCAGCTTGATATAGCCCCCTCAGTCAGCCCCCCCAGCCCGATCCAGCCCCCACACACAACCCGATCCAGCCCCTGCa includes:
- the CDK16 gene encoding cyclin-dependent kinase 16: MDRMKKIKRQLSMTLRGSRTAEKNLNEQINIEENNSSDTGLEGKSGRPWGASRSVYSFLQRRPRLGMTRSLSAHLARASRLEMVQEDVKMGSDGESDQASGTSSDEIQSPVRVRMRHSSARKISSEDINKRLSLPADIRLPEGCLEKLALNSPLFEQPLSRRLRRVSLSEIGFGKLETYVKLDKLGEGTYATVYKGKSKLTDNLVALKEIRLEHEEGAPCTAIREVSLLKDLKHANIVTLHDIIHTEKSLTLVFEYLDKDLKQYLDDCGNLINMHNVKLFLFQLLRGLAYCHRQKVLHRDLKPQNLLINERGELKLADFGLARAKSIPTKTYSNEVVTLWYRPPDILLGSTEYSTQIDMWGVGCIFYEMSTGRPLFPGSTVEEQLHFIFRILVPPSPQPASSDPTSDTPVRIPLLGLRL